ATGTTTTTGAAAAAAGTATGTATCCATTTTGACATTAAAGTTCACTTCTTTCTCTGTTACTAAAACACAATTCTCTGTTCATATTTTAACATTTGAACATTTCAATTAACAACTATATCGTCATAATATTAATAAGAGTATAGCACTTTTGGAGTTGAGTTTTAAACTGCTTCTGGGATCGATTTTATTATTACCGTATAATATTATGATTTGAAAGTACGGATAGGTAGGATTATAATAAAGGTCTAAGCCAATTTAATTATGAGAATAAGGAGTGAATGGGATGCACTTTACACAACGAGAACAAGACAAACTGATGATTGTTGTTGCTGCGGATTTAGCCCGACGACGTAAAGCGCGTGGCTTGAAATTAAATCACCCTGAAGCAGTCGCATTAATTAGTTATGAAATATTAGAAGGTGCGCGTGACGGTAAAACAGTTGCTGAGTTAATGAGTTACGGGCGTGAAATTTTATCAAAAGATGATGTTATGGAAGGTGTCGAAGCGATGGTGACAGATATCGAAATCGAAGCCACTTTCCCAGATGGTACAAAATTAATTACGATTCATCATCCAATTGTGTAGGAGGGGACAATGA
Above is a genomic segment from Staphylococcus delphini containing:
- a CDS encoding urease subunit gamma, which codes for MHFTQREQDKLMIVVAADLARRRKARGLKLNHPEAVALISYEILEGARDGKTVAELMSYGREILSKDDVMEGVEAMVTDIEIEATFPDGTKLITIHHPIV